The window tatgaatttagtaTTAAacagtatattattttttaggataataaataataatgcaaattacataaattaaaactacTTTGACATCAGTAATGGCGTCATAATATTTTGGCGCAAAGATAATACTTGCtttgaattcttatttttgcattaataatttttattatttaaagtgtatattatattataaaatgtcagCTATGGCATCTACTGCTAGTCTTCAAGGAGATGaagaatttgaagaatataatccacaagcaaaattaataaaaactttagaagtaatttttttttgtaacctatatatattactttttttcattataatttttagatatttatatgaaagcatttatatgattaacttatattaaaatataaaaattatttaatatattttttgtttagggAAATGGCATAACAGCAggagatgtaaaaaaattagaagaagctGGTTATTATACTGTGGAAGCTGTAGCATATGCTCCTAAGAAATGTTTAATTGCTATCAAAGGAATTAGTGAAGCTAAAgcagataaaattttacaagaagCATCAAAATTAGTTGTAATGGGATTTAAAAGTGCGACTGAAATTCATCAAACTCGATCAAATATAGTTTTTGTAACTACTGGTTCCAGTGAATTAGATAGATTATTAGGAGGTGGTATAGAAACAGGTTCtattacagaaatatttgGAGAATTTAGATCAGGAAAGACTCAGTTATGTCATACACTTGCAGTCAATTGTCAATTACCTATAGATATGGGAGGTGCAGAAGGAAAATGTCTTTATATAGATACAGAAGGAACTTTTAGACCTGAAAGATTAATTGCTGTTgctgaaagatataaaattgcaGGAGATTCTGTATTAGATAATGTAGCATGTGCTAGAGCTTATAATACAGATCATCAAACTCAACTATTAATTCAAGCTAGTGCTATGATGACAGAATCTAGATATGCATTATTGATAGTAGATAGTGCAACTGGTTTATATAGAACTGAATATTCTGGAAGAGGAGAATTAGCTGCTAGACAAATGCATTTAGGCAGATTTCTTAGAATGTTACTTAGACTAGCTGATGAACATGGTGTTGCTGTTGTTATAACCAATCAAGTTGTGGCACAAGTTGATGGTGCAGCTAGTATGTTTGGAGGAGATCAAAAAAAACCAATTGGAGGTCACATCATAGCTCATGCAAGTACTACAAGATTATATCTACGTAAAGGTAGAGGTGAAACtagaatatgtaaaatttatgattcacCTTGTTTGCCTGAAAGCGAAGCAATGTTTGCAATAAATGCAGATGGCATTGGAGAtgttaaagaataaaagacttattatttttttataaaaatctatttgtaaaaaaaatgtttaaaatatgccttccaagaaaaataatttaatttttgtatttaatataattacactttaaactttaaagttatctaatttgttttattttataaaaataatgaataaataacattattattaaataactattGTGGTATATACAAAACTgtaatgagaaaaattaaatataaaaaaaaatatatattatataatataatttatcatattatatgataaaatttaatttgtttatatttttaataataaatttgaattttatattaaatatttgtaaaggaaaattagaaaatttaaattaaaaaaataatttaaaatccattATTAATCACTTGTAACTTTTGATAGAAGGTTAAGAACTAGATTATCTaggaaattttgataattgttcttttaaagatttaaaaaatgatagtttattatgtaataatttaattataaataagtttaattttgtacatatgtatatataaaaatacaattagttgtttttattaacattttttggttattttggataaattgtaatgtttaaattataatttaataaatgtggAGATATGTTGTACACGTGGCCATTTTATTGGCAGAAGATTGTTTCGAAAACCAAGCTTCAACATTTCGTACGgactttttcatttaatataactgttaaaataaaaaaaagtggatctataattttaaatacaaataaaaaaattaagcatttcgaaaataattttatttcaaggtGGGTTATGTGTCGTTTGATTTGTCATtgctttacatatatatatatatatatatatatatttagtgtatgtgtatatatacttttatatatatatatatatatatatttagtatatgtgtatatatacttttatatatttacatatgcatataacatatgtataaaaaagtctaaatttttattattacgtctattttttaatattttttctaaaatgttataattacaaaatattctgttaaatttattaatttaataataccatattgtttatatttatatataaatttatatagaatttaaaatataatcaataaatttattaaattagaacattatattttagtgTAAAATTATTGTCTACGAATATGAGtgaagatatttctttatttactttacCAAATAAGCAACCGATAATTGCATTAGAATGTGATACTGCATTTAATGctttaacaaaaaatgaaaaattatatgcacATTATTTAAGTCAAGCTGCATGGAATGGTGGTCTTATTGTATTTGTCCAAACTTCTCCAGAATCACCATTAATATTTGCTCTACtacataaaatctttatatctgaaacaataaatgaattgaaaaattctgcatttaatgttaatgttaatgAAGATGAATTTACagtaagttttatattaaatagtaattttatttttttaaatataatattaattgtacaattatttcatatttttaggcatttttagtatattcatgtggaatttttgcaaatgctggtaattataaatcttttggtGATAGTAAAATCATTCCAAATTTACCTAaggataaatttgaaactataataaaagtttcaaaagcatataaaaataattccaaaaacattgaagaaatttggaataaaattcaaaatataatatattctattaaaggaaaattaaaatctttaggATTGAGTGAGAAGGGAATTACAACTTATTTTTCTGCTAATTGCACAGAAAAAGATGCAGAGTTAGTTAATGATTTTATGCAAAGTAAAGGATTAGAATGTTATAATACAAGATGCTTTAAAATAGCAAATGATCATAATGAttctaaatttgatatatatgaaattagatTAGCTTCTGTGGAAACCAATAATGATTCTAATATTACTTTGTCAGaagaagtatttaaaaatgcaaaatttagaattacaaGAGGAGATTACAGTAAACTTTTGATTCCAGTTGTTCATAATCTTCAAAAAGCAAAAGAATATGCggtaaatgaaattgaaaaaaatatgttaaataagtACATAGAACACTTTCAAACTGGATCTTTACAAGATCACAAAGATGGTTCTCGTTTATGGATTAAAGATAAAGGACCAGTTATAGAAACTTATATAGGTTTTATTGAAACTTATAGAGATCCAGCAGGTCAAAGAGGAGAATTTGAAGGATTTGTAGCAAtggtaaataaagaaatgtcCAAAAAATTTGCTACATTGGTAACTAAtgcagaaaaatttataccaaAACTCCCTTGGGgcaaagattttgaaaaagatgaatTTCTAAGACCTGATTTTACTTCATTGGATGTTTTAACATTCTCGGGATCTGGTATTCCTGCAggtataaatattccaaattatgATGAAATTAGACAATCAGaaggatttaaaaatgtttctttggGTAATGTAATTCCTGcaaatatgaaattagatGTAATACCATTTTTATCTCAACATGATCAAACTTTGATGAATACTTATAGAGTAGCTAGTTTTGAAGTGCAAGTTGCTTTGCATGAACTTCTTGGTCATGGAACAggtaaattattgaaacaattagAATCTGgttcatataatttcaatattggaaaaataaaaaatccttttactggagaattaataaataaatattttttacctgGTGAAACATATGATTCGAAATTTGGGTCATTGGGATCATCTTATGAGGAATGCAGAGCAGAAGCAGttggattatatttatctttagaaaaagatatattaagtatatttgGATATGAAGGTTCTGAAGcagatgatataatatatgtaaattggtTATGTTTATTATGGACCGGTTGTGCAAAAGCTTTAGAAATGTATCAACCATCAACTGGAAAATGGTTGCAAGCTCATTCTCAAGCAAGATATGTTTTACTTAGAGTTTGTTTAGAAGCTGGCAATGATTTTGTTGATGTTGTAGAATCTGAGCCtggaaagaatttattattaactgttaatagaacaaaaattttaacagttGGTAAAAAAGCAATTGGagattttttaactaaattacaaatttataaaagtacaGGTGATATTGAAGCAGCCagaaaaatgtatgaaaaatatagtgAAGTACCTGAAATAGGACCACATCCATGGGCACGTTGGAGGGATATAGTTTTAGCTCACAAAGAACCCCGAAAGATATTTGTACAATCTAATACATTCATTAATggtttgtatttaaataataatatatattacaaaattttacaattatactactattatataatttgtttattgtgaaaatagatgaaaatgaAGTACAATTGAGAAACTATGAACCCAATTTTGCTGGATTGATTCAATCTTGGATAGAAAGATTTCCTTCTACAGATATTTCGCAAACACTTATtgaaattatggaaaaagataaacaacattttatattcgaggataattaattatttaatacaaatattacaaaaatattttttgtttttttgatatatattttttgtttatttgatatatactgtaacatttgtatatgtatatgtggaTAAGAATCATAACCATAAAAAACAATgccatttattgtttttataaatattttattgaataagaattttgtataaaataaatttattacaaatatttaacaaatatcttaaaataaaatatattctcaaaaatataaaaacatttcttttattatatattatatatattatttatatataatattacataataatatataatatataataaaaataatattattgatatacatgttcatcaatatatatttatattcattgtgACTACGCATTGAACATgtgatatttctttataatatacacacacatgcaTACGCGCGTGCGTGCGCACATGACATACCTACAAAGCATTGTAACACTGAATATGAATGAAGATTCTGCGCATGTCGTATattgtttcattatatttattggcgGGAAAAAACTGAAAAGTACagtatattaaaatgtcaaaagaatcgttaaatttatgtttctaTAATTTAGGTTGTGATATTTCTGATAAATCTATCATCGATAAATGtaagttatttataagtttataatttaaaattaatagatttcatTTCTAACCTATATGaattctttgattaattttttatttaaatactattatttaaacaattcaattttaatttaaatacattttatatatttaataactattaaattattaaatattaaatatatatatatttaaaaaattatatctgttTTTTAACCTTTTCTTAGAAAGGTTATCTTGTTTTACATATTAtgaactattatttatattttaataaaatgtatttatatgtttaaacttttgttttgacatttttaattttatattaatttttgtaatatataaaatatattaatatattgtttttatttaacagattttcaattaattttttttttgtctaggTGTACAATTTTgtcatgtttataatatagatgaagaaaaatttttagaattatggGTAGCATATACTATTACACATTCATTAGATATTAATCCAACAATAAACAATCTTATTCAATTTGAGGATGaagaacttaaaaaaaataatgaatgtgTCGTAACACAAACCATATCAAATATACATACTCTGGATATACAACCTAAAGAAGATATTATGtatccttttatatatatttatcatatcatattcatcaaatttagaaaagtcttattattattcttttgtgtttatgatatttttatatattatccttacatattctttattatatataattatagtaataatgtTTTGGAATTGTATAATACTGGAGAATGTTCTACATCAAaggtaagtttttattttaattatcctttattttgacatatgtatatttatttatttatttttaatatatatatatatatatatatatatattatgctatAAATACATGCATGCtatgtatacacatatacacatatataattattatttatcaataaatgataatttttagtaaaaaaaatttaatattatattttaatttattttattactaattattttgcaaaactatcgtatttctttttattggttgaaattaaaattttttatttttcttcacaaaatattcattgaattttttaatggattattttgattttaaaatctgttgttagttttcattattctttttttcaagaggAAAGATTTCTTGTAATGATCTTCTAACATTGTTGCcagatttatcaattttatttttcactaataaaatagatatttgaaatttatatatataatacaattaaattttattattataattataatttgcattctcaagaaaatttttttaacttattatattttaacatatatttatattttaacatatatataaatattttattcaatgaaaaatatatttaaaaataaatatttatatttatataatatatttaaaaataaattattatatattttataatatattattatatatatttgatatataatattatataatatactattttaacataagactaaaatttttacatgtaaaatatattacattttatcaaattaataatttaaaattaatgttcaTAAAtgcatatgtataattttttaaaaatctaaaaaaagtattcaataatttttaaagtataatatttcaaaatattttaaaaatgtttaatttaaaattgaatattgaattttgtctCAACCTTGgcaattctataatttacatCGATTTGGCAACATTGCTTTGCATTCTTTATGGTCGATCTATGGTCTACAGTACAGTAACAATGACGTAAGATTTCTACCTGAAGATTCtacgtaaaaaaattcaaaattgtacctaacaaaataatatgaaatagataaaatttttaattatttttatattttttttattcattgatatattatttgattttttttgtaaattactatttcaaatttatatttaaaaatatatttataacaaattatatattatacaataatttttattaaatataaaaaatataatttaaatgatatatatatttaattatttttaaattttattattacatttaattttggaattaattatatattatatatgatatattatatattatatattatatattatagaataaattaattttgaaatttctttataattaacaaaataaagttttgaatataattgaattatttattgtatatttattttagcaaGGTTAAGTattctttatgattttttttttatatatttcaattttctttaatttaaattcaaaatatatatttcaagattttacatatttcaagactatatatcattttaataaaattctacaataattaaattgttttttaaatttaagtaatatttttttattataaataaaagattttaaaatcatattactaataattattattaaaatataatattataatattaatattatgcttACATTATCGTCATTGAGTACTAGAGattccaatattatttttcggcAGGTGGTTTCTTGTTCTGATGTGTTGTAAGATCTTGTTGAAACACCGTAATTCCCGCCACAAAAATCGTTCAGGTAGATCGCCGCCATTAtcccctcttcttttttctcagtCTCCCACAAAGGACACTCTATTATGGAGGGGAATGTTGGATTCGTTCTTATTGGTTGAAAAAGGATAGTATGTATTCTCGTATCGTAGAGAGAGGGGTTCTTCTTCCATCTAAGAGAGCTGACCAGATTTCTTCAAAGGGTACGATTTCAGTTTTCAAGGACCCAGACTCCATTATCATCCTGATGCGCGCGTGCGCGCGCGCTTACAGCTTTCCGAACAAAAGTTgtgttttttatgtatttctatGCTTTAATTCACaaattctattgaaatttaCGAATACTACTTTACTAAGTAATTGTTTTGTTTGTGTACAAGGCAATTAtagttcatattttttaaaaatcagtaGCTATAATCAAATATCTCGATGGCGTCGAATTGAGACGCTACCGTTTGCTTGTCAGTTAGTTACACGTATTCGAAGTGTATTATCAGTGGTTTACCGGTTAATTgtgaatatagtatataaattgtaaattatgtgtaaatattgtgaaataataaataattcgtgcaaaataatattatacatatatatgcggGAGTGTCAgtgtatattacatattgaaATGGTCAAGTAACGCGTCAGCCATTACGGAATTCGGTTTGAGTGAATTTCATACTCGAAAGTCATTCCGGCCAATCGTATAACGATTCGCGTTATAAGTAACGACCTGTTGCTATTGCTATTATTACGTTctaattcattcaatttttctttgcttttcttatcaatttttacgataaaattttatgtttatcgTGAAAACTTgctagattaattatataaaaacgaaaaaaattgttcatatatatgtaaaagttGTTTGCTcatattgaatttatcattAGATCATAGTTGTTATAAGAAATATgcgataaatgtaattaacaaTAGAAAAGTTTATGGATAAccttattcatattaatatatatgcgtccatatatattgtatgaaatgaaaatagtattatatgtgagagagagaaaaaaggtgGATTACAGTAGTGTGCGTATACGCGAATGTCGTCGACCGTTCATTCGTTGAGAGTTCCAAGCGTCGCGTCGCTACAACCTGTTGCTTCGAGTATGTTGCATGTTTCTTTGGGTATACtcacttttttttgaaagtgtttctatatcttttaaatactcTACGAAAAAAGGTTTCTTTGGTTATATAAGTAAAggtattatatgataaacttttttgtttaacatttttaatttttaaattatatatttatgtttccaaatgtacattatattttgtacatattaGCTTGTTAAAGTTGTATATAACTgtgataattctatatttttctatttaatatttaataattaatgttttaattttttttttactaatttttaataaaaaaagtatcgtaCATTGATGatatcattttatacatatgaaaaagtgactgaataaaattatataaatatatgaaatttataataataatgaaatatccgaaatttttaaattgaataaatagaaaattgttta is drawn from Apis mellifera strain DH4 linkage group LG5, Amel_HAv3.1, whole genome shotgun sequence and contains these coding sequences:
- the LOC552450 gene encoding DNA repair protein RAD51 homolog A produces the protein MSAMASTASLQGDEEFEEYNPQAKLIKTLEGNGITAGDVKKLEEAGYYTVEAVAYAPKKCLIAIKGISEAKADKILQEASKLVVMGFKSATEIHQTRSNIVFVTTGSSELDRLLGGGIETGSITEIFGEFRSGKTQLCHTLAVNCQLPIDMGGAEGKCLYIDTEGTFRPERLIAVAERYKIAGDSVLDNVACARAYNTDHQTQLLIQASAMMTESRYALLIVDSATGLYRTEYSGRGELAARQMHLGRFLRMLLRLADEHGVAVVITNQVVAQVDGAASMFGGDQKKPIGGHIIAHASTTRLYLRKGRGETRICKIYDSPCLPESEAMFAINADGIGDVKE
- the LOC412232 gene encoding dipeptidyl peptidase 3, whose amino-acid sequence is MLYTWPFYWQKIVSKTKLQHFVRTFSFNITVKIKKSGSIILNTNKKIKHFENNFISSVKLLSTNMSEDISLFTLPNKQPIIALECDTAFNALTKNEKLYAHYLSQAAWNGGLIVFVQTSPESPLIFALLHKIFISETINELKNSAFNVNVNEDEFTAFLVYSCGIFANAGNYKSFGDSKIIPNLPKDKFETIIKVSKAYKNNSKNIEEIWNKIQNIIYSIKGKLKSLGLSEKGITTYFSANCTEKDAELVNDFMQSKGLECYNTRCFKIANDHNDSKFDIYEIRLASVETNNDSNITLSEEVFKNAKFRITRGDYSKLLIPVVHNLQKAKEYAVNEIEKNMLNKYIEHFQTGSLQDHKDGSRLWIKDKGPVIETYIGFIETYRDPAGQRGEFEGFVAMVNKEMSKKFATLVTNAEKFIPKLPWGKDFEKDEFLRPDFTSLDVLTFSGSGIPAGINIPNYDEIRQSEGFKNVSLGNVIPANMKLDVIPFLSQHDQTLMNTYRVASFEVQVALHELLGHGTGKLLKQLESGSYNFNIGKIKNPFTGELINKYFLPGETYDSKFGSLGSSYEECRAEAVGLYLSLEKDILSIFGYEGSEADDIIYVNWLCLLWTGCAKALEMYQPSTGKWLQAHSQARYVLLRVCLEAGNDFVDVVESEPGKNLLLTVNRTKILTVGKKAIGDFLTKLQIYKSTGDIEAARKMYEKYSEVPEIGPHPWARWRDIVLAHKEPRKIFVQSNTFINDENEVQLRNYEPNFAGLIQSWIERFPSTDISQTLIEIMEKDKQHFIFEDN